In Aedes albopictus strain Foshan chromosome 3, AalbF5, whole genome shotgun sequence, the following are encoded in one genomic region:
- the LOC134290117 gene encoding uncharacterized protein LOC134290117, whose product MAFVKKRLLDVDLKRRNLVENDGDGDGVAMVSRHTRRKITCFRCGKFGHKRADCRVRLLADPDPSEHRQRRFRNSEANVADEEDRCSDRADVVFFATKEEEELGNAEWILDSVATNHMAKDSSVFSVMRRLERPVDVLVANGEKMKADYCGDVVLYATVGNKKKKCEVRNVLYLPGLNCNILSVNRVTRAGLEVTFVGDRTHIVRNGTTMAVGQHNGKQYVLDVLCKCEKDKEVAAMLASTSAS is encoded by the coding sequence ATGGCTTTCGTAAAGAAGCGGTTACTCGATGTAGACTTAAAAAGAAGAAATCTTGTGGAGAATGATGGCGATGGTGACGGCGTTGCCATGGTGAGCAGGCACACCAGGAGGAAGATTACGTGTTTTCGGTGTGGCAAATTCGGGCACAAGCGTGCCGATTGTCGTGTGCGGCTGTTAGCGGATCCCGATCCGAGTGAGCATAGGCAGAGAAGATTTAGAAACAGTGAAGCGAATGTAGCAGATGAAGAAGACCGTTGCTCGGATCGTGCGGATGTTGTGTTTTTCGCGACGAAGGAAGAAGAAGAGCTGGGGAATGCGGAGTGGATCCTGGATTCCGTAGCGACGAACCACATGGCGAAGGATTCCAGTGTATTCAGTGTGATGCGAAGGCTGGAACGACCCGTGGATGTGCTAGTAGCGAACGGCGAAAAGATGAAAGCAGATTATTGTGGTGATGTGGTCCTGTACGCGACAGtaggaaataagaagaagaaatgtgaaGTTCGGAATGTGTTGTACCTCCCCGGATTGAACTGTAACATACTGTCAGTGAACCGAGTGACAAGAGCGGGATTGGAGGTTACGTTCGTCGGCGACAGGACACACATAGTGAGAAACGGGACGACGATGGCCGTTGGACAGCACAATGGAAAACAGTATGTGTTGGATGTTTTGTGCAAGTGCGAGAAAGATAAGGAGGTTGCAGCCATGCTGGCCAGTACGAGTGCATCGTAA